The Pseudomonas kermanshahensis genome includes a window with the following:
- a CDS encoding VOC family protein, translated as MSVRGHDRQIDNIEFNVGDIARSKAFYGSVFGWRFTDYGPSYTEFSDGRLTGGFTTGEPVRPGGPLVILYADDLEATQQRIKAAGAVISRATFAFPGGRRFHFVDPDGYELAVWTAQP; from the coding sequence ATGAGCGTTCGTGGCCACGATCGGCAGATCGACAACATCGAATTCAACGTCGGCGATATCGCACGGAGCAAGGCGTTTTATGGCAGCGTGTTCGGCTGGCGTTTCACCGATTACGGGCCGAGTTACACGGAGTTCAGCGATGGTCGCCTGACCGGGGGCTTTACCACGGGTGAGCCGGTGCGCCCGGGTGGCCCGCTGGTCATCCTGTATGCGGACGATCTGGAGGCAACGCAGCAGCGGATTAAGGCGGCGGGGGCGGTGATCAGCCGGGCGACGTTTGCGTTCCCGGGTGGCCGGCGGTTCCATTTCGTGGACCCGGACGGCTATGAGCTGGCGGTGTGGACGGCCCAACCTTAA
- a CDS encoding SgcJ/EcaC family oxidoreductase — translation MSPVAYLLPAALLIACLPAQASTPQTNPPQQCQTLTEAESRALFEQWNASLQTGDAAAVAKLYSDDAVLLPTVSKVPRLTPDERIDYFQHFLADRPSGTLDTLHLTPGCNKMTLAGLYTFDFAANGKQVPARYTFTYRWDGQAWLISHHHSSLLPQS, via the coding sequence ATGTCCCCCGTTGCCTATTTGCTCCCTGCCGCCCTGCTCATCGCCTGCCTGCCGGCGCAGGCGAGCACGCCACAAACAAACCCGCCACAACAATGCCAGACGCTGACTGAGGCCGAGTCCCGCGCCTTGTTCGAGCAATGGAATGCCAGCCTGCAGACTGGCGATGCGGCGGCCGTCGCCAAACTGTACAGCGACGATGCGGTATTGCTGCCCACGGTGTCGAAGGTGCCTCGGCTGACCCCCGACGAGCGAATCGACTACTTTCAGCACTTTCTTGCTGATCGGCCAAGTGGCACGCTGGACACGCTTCACCTGACCCCTGGTTGCAACAAGATGACCCTGGCAGGGCTGTACACCTTCGACTTTGCCGCCAACGGCAAGCAGGTACCCGCGCGCTACACCTTCACCTACCGCTGGGACGGGCAGGCCTGGCTGATCAGCCACCACCATTCCTCACTGTTGCCACAAAGCTGA
- a CDS encoding TetR/AcrR family transcriptional regulator — protein sequence MANHKIEIRRRNIEKILQAAEKVFAEKGYGATSMGDIAEQAELPRSNLHYYFSTKDELFRAVLQDLLDVWKQDALCFENFDDPRVVLTSYIRAKMGHSRSRSLGSKIWAEEMLHGAPVLGVSLDESLVPWAKLKEAKIRRWVEEGRILPVEPSALLYMIWASTQHYADFGYQVALLNGGEALSDRAFENAVQTVTSVILRGIGLEP from the coding sequence ATGGCCAACCACAAGATCGAGATCCGTCGGCGCAATATCGAGAAGATTCTTCAGGCAGCAGAAAAGGTATTCGCCGAAAAAGGCTACGGCGCTACCTCTATGGGCGACATCGCCGAACAGGCCGAGTTGCCGCGCTCCAACCTGCATTACTACTTCAGCACCAAGGACGAACTGTTCCGCGCGGTGCTGCAGGACCTGCTAGACGTGTGGAAACAGGACGCGCTGTGCTTCGAAAATTTCGATGACCCGCGGGTGGTGCTCACCAGTTACATCCGGGCCAAGATGGGCCACTCGCGCTCGCGCTCGCTGGGCTCCAAGATCTGGGCTGAAGAAATGCTGCACGGGGCGCCTGTGCTGGGCGTGAGCCTGGATGAAAGCCTCGTGCCATGGGCAAAGCTGAAGGAGGCCAAGATCCGCCGTTGGGTGGAAGAGGGCCGCATCTTGCCGGTGGAGCCGTCTGCACTGCTGTACATGATCTGGGCATCGACCCAGCATTATGCGGACTTCGGTTATCAGGTGGCGTTGCTCAATGGCGGCGAGGCATTGTCGGACAGGGCGTTTGAAAACGCGGTGCAGACGGTGACCAGCGTCATCCTGCGCGGCATTGGTTTGGAACCTTGA
- a CDS encoding glycoside hydrolase family 15 protein: MPAAIEDYALLGNCRSAALVSRDGSLDWLCLPRFDAPAVFAALLGNDENGRWRLAPCDPVEHTSRQYLDDTLVLETTWVTASGRARVLDLMPLGEVNSVIRIVEGLAGETNFELDLVMRFDYGRSVPWVERLDPLTLSAVAGPDRLILSSTVPPHARDHHTVARFRVRAGERQVFSLRHQPSHLPVQPDCDVDTALGQTIDQWQAFAARCPEVGPYTARVRRSLLTLKAMTYAPTGGIVAAVTTSLPERIGGERNWDYRFCWLRDATMTLLAFMNLGYFDEAQAWREWLLRSVAGNPEQMQIMYGLAGERDLQEYTLPWLAGYEHSQPVRVGNAASGQRQLDIYGELADAMSQAIKGGLPRHPRSAAIARLILPYVERIWREPDEGIWEVRGGRQHFVHSKVMAWVAFDRAAGLADTTEEDRARGRHYRQVADEIHRDVCENGLDPSGTFFVQAYGANELDASLLHIALTGFLPADDPRFLRTLQEIEQRLLKNGLLLRYDTDSCSDGLTPGEGTFLVCSFWLADVYVLLGRQAQAQALYERLSGLCNDLGLLAEQYDPAGKRMLGNFPQAFSHIGIINTALNLHRAQCPARDRARCG, encoded by the coding sequence ATGCCCGCAGCTATCGAAGACTACGCCCTGCTCGGCAATTGCCGCAGCGCCGCCTTGGTCAGCCGGGATGGCTCGCTCGACTGGTTGTGCCTACCGCGCTTCGACGCCCCGGCGGTATTCGCAGCGCTGCTAGGCAACGATGAAAACGGCCGTTGGCGCCTGGCCCCCTGCGACCCGGTCGAACACACCAGCCGGCAATACCTGGACGACACCCTGGTGCTGGAAACCACCTGGGTCACCGCCTCAGGCCGGGCCCGCGTGCTGGACTTGATGCCTTTGGGCGAGGTCAACTCGGTCATCCGCATCGTCGAGGGGCTTGCTGGCGAAACCAACTTCGAACTGGACCTGGTGATGCGTTTCGACTACGGCCGCAGCGTGCCGTGGGTGGAACGGCTCGACCCCTTGACCCTCAGCGCCGTCGCCGGCCCAGACCGGTTGATCCTCAGCAGCACCGTGCCCCCGCATGCCCGCGACCACCACACCGTTGCACGTTTTCGCGTGCGTGCCGGTGAACGCCAGGTCTTCAGCCTGCGCCACCAGCCCTCGCACCTGCCTGTTCAGCCCGATTGCGATGTCGACACCGCGCTGGGGCAAACCATCGACCAATGGCAGGCCTTTGCCGCCCGCTGCCCGGAGGTCGGCCCTTATACCGCCCGGGTGCGTCGTTCGCTGCTCACGCTCAAGGCGATGACCTACGCGCCCACCGGCGGGATCGTTGCCGCGGTTACCACGTCGCTGCCCGAACGTATCGGCGGTGAACGCAACTGGGACTACCGCTTCTGCTGGCTGCGCGACGCCACCATGACCTTGTTGGCGTTCATGAACCTTGGCTACTTCGACGAAGCCCAGGCCTGGCGTGAATGGCTGCTGCGTTCGGTCGCCGGCAACCCCGAGCAGATGCAGATCATGTATGGCCTGGCCGGCGAGCGCGACTTGCAGGAATACACCTTGCCGTGGTTGGCCGGTTACGAGCACTCGCAGCCGGTGCGGGTGGGCAACGCGGCGTCGGGGCAGCGGCAGCTGGATATCTACGGCGAACTGGCCGATGCCATGAGCCAAGCAATCAAAGGCGGTTTGCCCCGCCACCCACGGAGCGCCGCGATTGCCCGGTTGATCCTGCCGTATGTCGAGCGCATCTGGCGTGAGCCCGATGAAGGTATCTGGGAAGTGCGCGGCGGCCGGCAGCATTTCGTGCACTCCAAGGTGATGGCCTGGGTGGCATTCGACCGCGCCGCAGGGTTGGCCGACACCACCGAAGAAGACCGCGCGCGCGGGCGGCATTACCGCCAGGTGGCGGATGAGATCCATCGGGACGTGTGTGAGAACGGGTTGGACCCCAGCGGCACATTTTTCGTGCAGGCCTATGGCGCCAACGAGTTGGACGCCAGCCTGCTGCACATCGCCTTGACCGGTTTTTTGCCAGCGGATGACCCTCGTTTTCTGCGCACCCTGCAGGAAATCGAGCAGCGTTTGCTGAAAAATGGCTTGCTGTTGCGCTATGACACCGACAGCTGCAGCGATGGCCTGACCCCGGGCGAGGGCACCTTCTTGGTGTGTTCGTTCTGGCTCGCCGACGTCTATGTCCTGCTGGGCCGGCAAGCGCAGGCGCAAGCCTTGTACGAACGGCTGAGCGGCCTGTGCAACGACCTCGGCTTGCTGGCGGAACAGTACGACCCGGCCGGCAAGCGAATGCTGGGTAACTTCCCGCAGGCGTTCAGCCATATCGGCATCATCAACACGGCACTGAACCTGCACCGTGCGCAGTGCCCGGCGCGGGACCGGGCGCGGTGTGGATAG
- a CDS encoding DUF4440 domain-containing protein, which yields MTLSERAVRSIHDVHDLIHAVFTRPAAQTEALRSELMAVFADNFSMVTTTGAIVDHQQVGQLFERGAGVRPGLEIEVSDVQVVWQAGASVAVRYKETHRLPGQETARYSLAIVECDEQRVVWVYLHETAVV from the coding sequence ATGACCTTGAGTGAACGGGCTGTACGCAGCATCCACGATGTACATGATCTGATCCATGCGGTATTCACCCGGCCCGCTGCGCAGACCGAGGCGCTTCGCAGCGAGTTGATGGCGGTGTTTGCCGACAACTTCAGTATGGTTACCACGACGGGCGCGATTGTTGATCACCAGCAGGTGGGGCAGTTGTTCGAGCGGGGGGCCGGCGTTCGACCAGGGCTGGAAATCGAGGTCAGTGACGTGCAGGTAGTGTGGCAGGCGGGTGCGAGTGTGGCGGTGCGCTACAAGGAGACCCACCGCTTGCCGGGGCAGGAGACTGCGCGGTATTCGTTGGCGATTGTGGAGTGTGACGAGCAGCGGGTGGTGTGGGTGTACTTGCATGAGACAGCGGTGGTTTGA
- the preA gene encoding NAD-dependent dihydropyrimidine dehydrogenase subunit PreA: protein MADLSIEFAGIKAPNPFWLASAPPTDKAYNVVRAFEAGWGGVVWKTLGEDPAAVNVSSRYSAHYGPNRQVQGINNIELITDRSLEINLREITQVKKDWPDRALIVSLMVPCEEESWKFILPLVEATGADGIELNFGCPHGMPERGMGAAVGQVPEYVEMVTRWCKTYCALPVIVKLTPNITDIRQSARAAHRGGADAVSLINTINSITSVDLDRMVAHPIVGDQSTHGGYCGSAVKPIALNMVAEIARDPETRGLPICGIGGIGNWRDAAEFIALGSGAVQVCTAAMLHGFRIVEDMKDGLARWMDQHGHRNLEAFRGQAVGHTTDWKYLDINYKSVAHIDQDACIGCGRCHIACEDTSHQAIASTAKADGTHVYSVIEEECVGCNLCQITCPVENCIDMVAQDTGKPYLNWTQDPRNPYREAS, encoded by the coding sequence ATGGCCGACTTGTCTATCGAATTTGCCGGCATCAAGGCACCCAACCCGTTCTGGCTGGCCTCGGCGCCCCCCACCGACAAGGCCTACAACGTGGTCCGCGCCTTCGAGGCTGGCTGGGGCGGTGTGGTCTGGAAAACCCTGGGCGAAGACCCGGCGGCGGTCAACGTGTCGTCGCGCTACTCGGCGCACTACGGCCCCAACCGCCAGGTGCAGGGGATCAACAACATCGAATTGATCACCGACCGCTCGCTGGAAATCAACCTGCGCGAGATCACCCAGGTGAAGAAGGACTGGCCCGACCGTGCGCTAATCGTGTCGTTGATGGTGCCGTGCGAGGAAGAATCCTGGAAGTTCATCCTACCTCTGGTGGAGGCCACGGGCGCTGATGGTATCGAGCTGAACTTCGGCTGCCCCCACGGCATGCCTGAGCGCGGCATGGGCGCAGCAGTCGGCCAGGTACCGGAATATGTGGAGATGGTCACCCGCTGGTGCAAGACCTATTGCGCCCTGCCGGTGATCGTGAAACTCACACCCAACATCACCGACATTCGCCAGTCGGCCCGCGCCGCGCACCGTGGCGGGGCGGATGCGGTGTCGTTGATCAACACCATCAACTCGATCACCAGCGTGGACCTGGACCGCATGGTGGCCCACCCGATAGTCGGCGACCAGAGCACCCATGGCGGCTATTGCGGTTCGGCGGTCAAGCCGATCGCGCTGAACATGGTCGCGGAAATCGCCCGCGACCCGGAAACACGCGGCTTGCCCATCTGTGGCATCGGCGGCATCGGCAACTGGCGAGACGCGGCCGAGTTCATTGCCCTGGGCAGTGGCGCCGTGCAGGTGTGCACGGCAGCGATGCTGCACGGGTTCCGCATTGTCGAAGACATGAAAGATGGCCTGGCGCGCTGGATGGACCAGCATGGGCACCGCAACCTGGAAGCATTCAGAGGCCAGGCGGTGGGGCACACCACTGACTGGAAGTACCTGGACATCAACTACAAGTCAGTGGCGCACATTGACCAGGACGCCTGCATTGGGTGCGGTCGTTGCCATATCGCCTGCGAAGACACCTCGCACCAGGCCATTGCCAGCACGGCCAAGGCCGACGGCACCCACGTCTACAGCGTGATCGAGGAGGAATGCGTGGGCTGCAACCTGTGCCAGATCACCTGCCCGGTGGAAAACTGCATCGACATGGTGGCGCAGGATACCGGCAAGCCTTACCTGAACTGGACGCAGGATCCGCGTAACCCCTATCGCGAGGCGAGCTGA
- a CDS encoding DUF6026 family protein produces MGTLMPATPIQTLYVSVRRDELARLKQERDQLQQRVAQLSQMLEQANIGEKSVSR; encoded by the coding sequence ATGGGTACTTTGATGCCAGCGACTCCCATCCAGACACTCTACGTCTCAGTGCGCCGTGATGAACTGGCCCGCCTGAAGCAAGAACGCGATCAGCTGCAACAACGTGTCGCGCAACTCAGCCAAATGCTGGAACAAGCCAATATTGGCGAAAAATCCGTCAGCCGCTGA
- the glgA gene encoding glycogen synthase GlgA, producing the protein MISAAVEPHVDSFNPDNREPLTPDFATTGKAPGAQRQHNPNKRKILFVTSEIADLVKTGGLGDVSAALPRALAHLHDVRVLIPGYRQVMESDNPIHIVGELGGHAALPPCKIGRMDLADGLVIYVLICPELYQRDGTPYGANNGRDWPDNHIRFARLGLAAAEIAAGEGMIHWKPEVVHAHDWPAGLAPAYMHWRGLNTPTLFTIHNLAYQGVYSRGCSPELAIPEHAMQQEGMEFYGKLSFLKAGLAYSSHITTVSATYAREITTPEFGCGLDGFLSAKAQQGLLGGIPNGIDESWDSATDKHLQHNFSINDWAGKARNAEAVRQLFELEPSEGPLFAVVSRLVYQKGLDLTLGVADYIVEQGGQIAIIGRGEPEEEQAMRELALRHPGRIGVRIGFNETDARRMFAGSDFLLMPSRYEPCGLSQMYAQRFGSLPVARNTGGLADTIECGVTGFLFNESTIESYREALSRAFYVYGKKDLLNAMRCLSMTQPFNWCQAVEPYARLYEDLVKQAQVSHY; encoded by the coding sequence ATGATCAGTGCCGCTGTCGAGCCTCACGTAGATTCATTCAACCCGGACAACCGCGAGCCGCTTACCCCGGATTTCGCCACGACAGGCAAGGCACCCGGCGCCCAGCGCCAGCACAACCCGAACAAACGCAAGATTCTGTTCGTCACCTCGGAGATCGCCGACCTGGTCAAGACCGGCGGGCTGGGCGATGTCTCCGCCGCCCTGCCTCGCGCCTTGGCGCATCTGCATGATGTACGGGTATTGATCCCCGGCTACCGCCAGGTGATGGAAAGCGACAACCCGATTCACATTGTCGGCGAACTGGGCGGCCATGCGGCGCTGCCGCCGTGCAAGATCGGGCGTATGGACTTGGCTGACGGCCTGGTCATCTATGTGTTGATCTGCCCTGAGTTGTACCAGCGTGATGGCACTCCCTATGGTGCCAACAATGGTCGCGACTGGCCCGATAACCACATCCGCTTCGCACGCCTGGGCTTGGCCGCCGCCGAAATTGCCGCAGGCGAAGGCATGATCCACTGGAAGCCCGAAGTGGTGCATGCCCACGACTGGCCCGCCGGCCTGGCGCCCGCCTACATGCATTGGCGCGGGCTGAACACGCCGACGTTGTTCACCATTCACAACCTGGCCTACCAGGGCGTCTATAGCCGTGGCTGCAGCCCGGAACTGGCGATCCCCGAGCATGCCATGCAGCAAGAAGGCATGGAGTTCTACGGCAAACTGTCGTTCCTCAAGGCGGGCCTGGCCTACTCCAGCCACATCACCACGGTCAGCGCCACCTATGCCCGGGAAATCACCACGCCGGAGTTTGGCTGCGGCCTGGATGGTTTCCTCTCGGCCAAGGCCCAGCAAGGCCTGCTGGGCGGCATTCCCAACGGCATCGACGAAAGCTGGGATTCGGCCACCGACAAACACCTGCAACACAACTTCAGCATCAACGACTGGGCCGGCAAGGCGCGTAACGCCGAAGCGGTGCGCCAGCTGTTCGAGCTGGAACCTTCCGAAGGGCCGTTGTTTGCCGTGGTCTCGCGCCTGGTCTACCAGAAAGGCCTAGACCTGACCCTGGGCGTGGCCGACTACATCGTCGAGCAAGGCGGGCAGATCGCGATCATCGGCCGTGGCGAGCCGGAAGAAGAACAGGCCATGCGCGAACTGGCGCTGCGTCACCCCGGCCGCATCGGCGTGCGCATCGGCTTCAACGAAACCGACGCCCGGCGCATGTTCGCCGGCAGTGATTTCCTGCTGATGCCCTCGCGCTATGAGCCGTGCGGCCTCAGCCAGATGTACGCGCAGCGCTTCGGTTCGCTGCCGGTGGCGCGTAATACCGGCGGCCTGGCCGATACCATCGAGTGCGGTGTCACCGGTTTCCTGTTCAACGAATCGACCATCGAGAGCTACCGTGAGGCGCTCAGCCGCGCCTTCTATGTCTACGGCAAGAAAGACCTGCTCAACGCCATGCGCTGCCTGTCGATGACCCAGCCGTTCAACTGGTGCCAGGCGGTGGAACCCTACGCCCGCCTTTACGAGGACTTGGTCAAGCAGGCACAGGTCAGCCATTACTGA
- the zwf gene encoding glucose-6-phosphate dehydrogenase codes for MTKQTIPAAPPCTLFLFGANGDLVKRLLMPALYNLSRDGLLDRNLRIVGVDHNAATAEAFADRLHAFMLERDKDSEGGAKCLDEKLWGRLAKQLDYQTGDFLDPATYQAIAKRIDATRHGNAIFYLATSPRFFPEVAQRLGQAGLLDESGGGFRRVVVEKPFGTDLASAEALNACLLKVMGERQIYRIDHYLGKETVQNILVSRFSNGLFESFWNNHYIDHVQITAAETVGVETRGAFYDNTGALRDMVPNHLFQLLAMVAMEPPAAFGADAVRGEKAKVIGAIRPWSTKMALKNSVRGQYSAGKQGRKRLAGYRQEANVAQNSQTETYVALKVMIDNWRWAGVPFYLRTGKRMSVRDTEIAICFKPAPYAQFRESELERPKPNYLKIQIQPNEGMWFDLQAKRPGPELVMENVELGFAYKDFFKMTPATGYETLIYDCLTGDQTLFQRADNIENGWRAVQPFLDAWAKEGEVHEYPAGEDGPEAGNELLTRDKREWHRLG; via the coding sequence ATGACTAAACAGACGATCCCTGCTGCACCGCCTTGTACCTTGTTTCTGTTTGGCGCCAATGGCGATCTGGTCAAGCGCCTGCTGATGCCGGCGCTGTACAACCTTAGCCGCGACGGGTTGCTGGACCGCAACCTGCGCATTGTCGGCGTCGACCACAATGCGGCCACTGCCGAAGCGTTCGCCGACCGCCTGCACGCGTTCATGCTGGAGCGGGACAAGGACAGTGAGGGGGGCGCCAAGTGCCTGGACGAAAAACTCTGGGGCCGCTTGGCCAAACAGCTCGACTACCAGACCGGCGACTTTCTGGACCCGGCCACTTACCAGGCCATCGCCAAGCGCATCGACGCGACCCGGCATGGCAACGCGATTTTCTACCTGGCGACATCGCCACGCTTCTTCCCCGAAGTGGCCCAACGCCTGGGCCAGGCCGGCTTGCTCGACGAGTCCGGCGGGGGCTTTCGTCGGGTCGTGGTGGAGAAGCCTTTCGGGACCGACCTTGCCAGCGCCGAGGCACTCAACGCCTGTTTGCTGAAGGTGATGGGCGAGCGGCAGATCTACCGCATCGACCATTACCTGGGTAAAGAGACGGTGCAGAACATCCTGGTCAGCCGCTTCTCCAACGGCCTGTTCGAGTCGTTCTGGAACAACCACTACATCGATCATGTGCAAATCACCGCCGCCGAGACCGTTGGCGTCGAGACCCGGGGTGCGTTCTATGACAACACCGGGGCCCTGCGCGACATGGTCCCCAACCACTTGTTCCAGTTGCTGGCGATGGTCGCCATGGAGCCACCGGCCGCCTTTGGCGCCGATGCGGTGCGTGGTGAAAAGGCCAAGGTGATCGGTGCCATTCGCCCGTGGTCGACGAAGATGGCGCTGAAGAACTCCGTGCGCGGTCAGTACAGCGCTGGCAAGCAGGGGCGCAAGCGCTTGGCCGGTTACCGCCAGGAGGCCAACGTAGCGCAAAACAGCCAGACCGAAACCTACGTAGCGCTGAAGGTGATGATCGACAACTGGCGCTGGGCCGGCGTGCCGTTCTACCTGCGTACCGGCAAGCGCATGAGCGTGCGCGACACCGAGATTGCCATCTGCTTCAAGCCTGCGCCGTATGCGCAGTTTCGCGAGTCGGAGCTGGAACGGCCCAAACCCAACTACCTGAAAATCCAGATCCAGCCCAATGAGGGCATGTGGTTCGACTTGCAGGCCAAGCGCCCAGGGCCGGAGCTGGTGATGGAGAACGTCGAGCTGGGCTTTGCCTACAAGGACTTCTTCAAGATGACCCCAGCAACGGGCTACGAGACGCTGATCTACGACTGCCTGACCGGCGATCAGACGTTGTTCCAGCGCGCCGACAACATCGAAAACGGCTGGCGCGCGGTACAGCCGTTTCTCGATGCCTGGGCCAAGGAAGGGGAGGTGCATGAATACCCGGCGGGTGAGGATGGGCCCGAGGCTGGCAATGAACTGCTGACCCGGGACAAGCGGGAATGGCACCGCCTGGGGTGA
- the gnd gene encoding phosphogluconate dehydrogenase (NAD(+)-dependent, decarboxylating), with protein sequence MQLGIVGLGRMGGNIARRLMRAGHRTVVHDRNRDAIVGLEGEGAQGAHDLGALVQKLKAPRAVWVMLPAGEPTEQTIAQLAELLEPGDAIIDGGNTFYKDDMRRAGELAKRGLHYLDVGTSGGVWGLDRGYCMMIGGEKDVFERLEPLFKALAPGVGDIPRTHGREGEHQRAEHGYIHAGPPGAGHYVKMVHNGIEYGLMQAYAEGFDLLRSKGGNELPEDQRFDLNVAEIAEVWRRGSVVTSWLLDLTADALVADPQLAQFSGSVSDSGEGRWTIDAAVEQAVPVPVLSSALFARFRSRQQQGTYGDKILSAMRLGFGGHVEKKGE encoded by the coding sequence ATGCAATTGGGAATCGTCGGGCTGGGCCGCATGGGCGGCAATATTGCAAGGCGCCTGATGCGCGCCGGCCACCGCACCGTGGTGCACGACCGCAACCGTGACGCCATCGTGGGGCTGGAGGGCGAGGGAGCCCAAGGTGCGCACGACCTCGGTGCACTGGTACAGAAACTCAAGGCACCGCGCGCGGTGTGGGTGATGCTGCCGGCCGGGGAGCCTACCGAGCAGACCATCGCCCAACTGGCCGAGCTGCTGGAACCGGGCGATGCGATCATCGACGGTGGCAACACCTTCTATAAAGACGACATGCGCCGTGCGGGCGAATTGGCCAAACGTGGCCTGCATTACCTGGACGTCGGTACCTCAGGGGGTGTGTGGGGGCTGGACCGTGGCTACTGCATGATGATCGGTGGCGAAAAGGACGTGTTCGAACGCCTCGAGCCGCTGTTCAAGGCGTTGGCACCCGGCGTTGGCGACATCCCGCGCACCCATGGCCGCGAAGGCGAGCACCAGCGCGCCGAGCATGGCTACATTCATGCAGGCCCGCCCGGTGCCGGTCACTACGTGAAAATGGTCCACAACGGCATCGAATACGGCCTGATGCAGGCCTACGCCGAAGGCTTCGATTTGCTGCGCAGCAAAGGCGGCAACGAGCTGCCGGAAGACCAGCGTTTCGACCTCAACGTGGCCGAAATCGCTGAAGTCTGGCGTCGTGGCAGTGTGGTGACCTCGTGGCTGCTCGACCTCACTGCCGACGCATTGGTAGCCGACCCGCAGTTGGCGCAGTTCAGTGGTTCGGTGTCGGACAGTGGCGAAGGCCGCTGGACCATCGACGCCGCCGTTGAGCAAGCCGTGCCAGTGCCAGTGCTGTCTAGCGCGCTGTTTGCACGCTTCCGCTCGCGCCAGCAGCAAGGCACTTACGGTGACAAGATCCTCTCGGCCATGCGCCTGGGCTTCGGTGGCCATGTCGAGAAGAAAGGCGAATGA
- a CDS encoding HigA family addiction module antitoxin yields the protein MPLHNPPHPGETLREDVLPALGLTVKAFASHLGFSREALSRVLHGRAAMSPDLALRLEMAGISTARLWLAIQADYDIWQARHRQQPVVTRLFQAA from the coding sequence ATGCCTTTGCACAATCCGCCACACCCCGGCGAAACCTTGCGTGAGGACGTTCTGCCGGCGTTGGGCCTGACGGTGAAAGCCTTTGCGTCGCACCTGGGGTTCTCGCGTGAAGCGCTTTCTCGGGTGTTGCATGGCCGTGCCGCAATGTCTCCAGACCTCGCATTACGCCTGGAAATGGCCGGTATCAGTACGGCCAGGCTCTGGCTTGCCATCCAGGCCGATTACGACATTTGGCAAGCGCGTCACCGTCAGCAGCCCGTGGTCACGCGATTGTTCCAGGCTGCCTGA